The following DNA comes from Methylophilus sp. 5.
CAGCAATTGCTGGCCAGTGGCCAATTACCGCCGGCACTGATTTATGGTCATAACGGCTTTTTGCCGTCGTCGGTGGGTATTCCGCACTACGACAATATTGCCTTGCACCATTACGCGGTTGACCTCGCGCGTGCGCCTAACGGCCAGTGGTGGGTCGTGTCCGACCGCACGCAAGGGCCAACGGGTGCAGGCTATGCGCTAGAAAACCGCACCATTATTTCGAGTGCTTTTCCCGAGCTGTTTCGTGACCTGAATATTGAGCGTCTGAGTGGTTTTTTTGCCAGCATGCGCGATAGCCTCGCGCATTGGGGACATCGTGTGGCTGATAATCAGGCGCAAACGGTGCCCGGCATCACGGCGCTGGGTGCGGGTGAGCCACCACTGGTGGTTATTTTGACCCCCGGACCTTACAACGAAACTTATCATGAGCAGTCTTTTTTAGCCGGCTACCTCGGCTATCCGCTGGTGCAAGGCAGTGACCTCACGGTGCGCAATGGCGTGGTCTGGCTCAAAACCATTGCCGGGCTTAAACCTGTACATGCTATTTTGCGGCGGATTGATGATGATTACTGCGATCCGCTGGAGCTAAACGCCGAATCGTTACTGGGGGTCGCTGGTCTGACGCAGGCTGCCCGCCTGGGTAATGTGCTGATTGCCAATGCCCTGGGGGCCAACTTGTTGCAGTCTGGCGCCTTGCTCGGCTTTTTGCCTGGTGTATGCCAGTCGTTGCTGGGCGAAGCATTGCGCATGCCGTCGGTGGCAACCTGGTGGTGTGGAGAGCCCGCTGCGCTAGAGTATGTGATCCAGCACCTTGATGATTTAGTGATTAAACCGGCTTATCCGCAAGTGCGGTCTTCGCCCATCTTTGGCGAAGATTTAAATGCCGCGCAAAAAGAGTCCCTGATTGCACGGCTGCGGGCGCAGCCTGACCACTATATTGCGCAGGAGCAAGTGGATATTTCGCATGCACCCGTGCTGACCAACCACCAGCATCAGCCACAAATCGGCTCATTGGCGGTGAGCTTACGTGTTTATGCATTTGCCACGCCCAATGGCTATGCCGTTTTGCCGGGCGGTTTGTCGCGTGTTGCCAGTGGTAAAGATGCGCGTGTAGTGACCATGCAGCGTGGCGGCACCAGCAAAGATACCTGGGTGCTGTCGCATGATAGCCAGCCACCGTTCAGCCTGTTACGCAAAACCAACTCCAGCCAGGACCTGGTGCGCGAAAATGCCTATCTCTCCAGCCGCATGGCAGAAAACCTGTTTTGGTATGGCCGCTACTCGGTGCGCAATTTGCAAAAAGCCATGATGTTGCGTACAACCATTCGTGCCTTGCTCGAATACACCCCAGAAATGCGTGATGGCGAGTGGACAACCATGCAAGGCTTGTGCCAGTGGTTTGATCTCTT
Coding sequences within:
- a CDS encoding circularly permuted type 2 ATP-grasp protein — protein: MQSVLNQLYFSDRYNELLDSTGQARPHWQALLAQLESEEPATMRKRIEAVQRQVRDNGVTYNVYADTHGVQRPWDLDVLPLIIPQDEWQHIAASVAQRATLLNQVLLDVYGEQQLLASGQLPPALIYGHNGFLPSSVGIPHYDNIALHHYAVDLARAPNGQWWVVSDRTQGPTGAGYALENRTIISSAFPELFRDLNIERLSGFFASMRDSLAHWGHRVADNQAQTVPGITALGAGEPPLVVILTPGPYNETYHEQSFLAGYLGYPLVQGSDLTVRNGVVWLKTIAGLKPVHAILRRIDDDYCDPLELNAESLLGVAGLTQAARLGNVLIANALGANLLQSGALLGFLPGVCQSLLGEALRMPSVATWWCGEPAALEYVIQHLDDLVIKPAYPQVRSSPIFGEDLNAAQKESLIARLRAQPDHYIAQEQVDISHAPVLTNHQHQPQIGSLAVSLRVYAFATPNGYAVLPGGLSRVASGKDARVVTMQRGGTSKDTWVLSHDSQPPFSLLRKTNSSQDLVRENAYLSSRMAENLFWYGRYSVRNLQKAMMLRTTIRALLEYTPEMRDGEWTTMQGLCQWFDLLPGAEDEEAQANWQPWADDEIEPLLIQAVFSQQSSSLATSVQQLFQQAFNLRERISNDHWRTVNVLSRLFITRHQHATLQDALSYIEQAINHFVTLTGFAMDWMTRDLGWRFMSLGRRIERLQFMCVLLSRALAMPQHSNLEWLLQVTNNLVTYRARYASQPEWLPVLDLLLMDANNPNSVVFQIKGLVKYLEEMDAQDNAGGLASELNGCWQTLLQLDPDQCFIAGNASLAEWLNHTYDVTLTLSDRLSLRFFSYASPLVTPRH